One Pieris brassicae chromosome 11, ilPieBrab1.1, whole genome shotgun sequence DNA window includes the following coding sequences:
- the LOC123716710 gene encoding nuclear receptor coactivator 6-like, with amino-acid sequence MRTTTDAVVKKARAIAPVSCLFFSIPPQSVFLDTMRLIFWVAALAVLTLADAKNSTAKTKPKRQLDNIRTPQNLQYSLVLPHSRVAHFRSLPSTRRVSNASQRAGKLPPYAVQMEPVVQYSQKDPLYDPRHDRTEESVVNRNDIAQSKILNVNDQSGEDYGPPYGSLPTAPLYSSESQHYYEAPEPIIEIIIKESNESLPAPPPQPILKKKKEPVQVFYVKYSKDPHAKDKVIYEKPIPAITPPSNEEDEHHEHYVTVTPEPYYAPTQTTTLRAIIKPESEIYHTDSNVKVTFGNEARHYTYHRREESPSEKHEETAPRPVIALPNIQPTQISLERSVSSNPQYQEHQQRASIAGPQTYHAGHNAQSRIQFQQPFLSQEPQLPRQRPPVVPFRQPNQGSFSSVPNRATFSNSPPINHFNSGPPIPGPIGPILPTPARPTFHSRPTISPPFPTRQHNPSRTTFHSGQQRPHIHSQSQQPYFDEAKYLQENYHTITTDQIDSSKQTILPNKQQSFNVGSKPSANPIIFNEQNRPQQLIPYNQQLPQQRPQQHFDTNKQSFGVTPTRSPFFNLKPSPPQLEANRPFQRQPQQQFSFHQGPQTLRPSAQGPSIKNTHNQNVFTSQNAISPSPSPIPQAQFLPQPSSPPLFSFHPQPSPTPQQDLPSEGSQGQQIAHEQDVAQFIPRDSELVPAISKYEQHITVNEPTGQTNYNNGFSGFNQPSPTPNYQQQYVTNSQQQNQQLYQRQHDQQELRKQHEQREELRHQHQRQQQQQQQQQNQQQQQRHQQQQQEQQQQQEQQQQHHHQQHQQQQHQQQQHQQQQHQQQEQEQVQNQQYLNSEQEQVRQQLAFNVRKQQEEIQRLQNQLIVQQQNLQQQQRNQYEDQYSQQQHSSPSPQYVEERSRSQANYVTSTAAPQYYQTSARTVEIKPTTQRYVSSTKSPTPEPKKEKKKPTIELPDEVPDDLRQQLLSSGILDNADISVLDYDKVGETPLESLPPDQLANFFSAGGGQQIAASENRPIVVSPNGDRIESRIDDSVDDDDQDISASENVESVVAPPSQNVEMKVVHYNPDTAEGQKVANDYVKEDATQVDPVALNDKKYNRYLPLKVNGNQFPLPDIVKGRKVTSVVVLAPVQTEAISIDHRRSERAAGDSLRGLKFVAGDSLHNLLKKPTKDNFQKWFDVEKKTETDQQSVVLLVTESEDPQEDKEIFMYDISSGTVNKLSGELSNAFVEAAENNSLSKDIEQLAIEGEGTPENFKKDTELAAEGSENVPLFVDISGLSLDQKGGQVSISSGYSKTKKGRHLRRRI; translated from the exons ATGCGCACAACCACAGACGCAGTTGTAAAGAAAGCGCGCGCGATCGCGCCTGTGTCGTGcctgtttttttctattccaCCCCAAAGTGTATTTTTGGATACCATGAGGCTTATATTTTGG GTTGCAGCCTTGGCTGTATTAACCCTGGCAGACGCCAAAAACTCGACAGCGAAAACGAAACCGAAAAGGCAGTTAGATAACATTCGTACACCACAAAACCTACAGTACTCCCTAGTTCTACCGCATTCCAGAGTAGCACATTTTAGATCTCTTCCCAGTACTCGAAGAGTCTCCAATGCATCGCAAAGAGCAGGAAAGCTACCGCCATATGCGGTCCAAATGGAACCGGTGGTGCAGTATTCTCAAAAGGATCCATTGTATGATCCGAGACACGATCGTACAGAAGAATCAGTCGTAAATAGAAATGATATTGCTCAATCGAAAATTCTTAACGTGAATGATCAGAGCGGTGAAGATTATGGACCACCATACGGTAGCTTACCTACAGCACCGTTATACAGTAGCGAAAGTCAACATTACTATGAAGCGCCGGAACcgattatagaaattattatcaaagaaTCTAATGAATCTCTTCCCGCACCACCTCCCCAGCCTATACTGAAGAAAAAGAAAGAACCAGTCCAGGTATTCTACGTCAAATACAGCAAAGATCCACATGCTAaagataaagttatttatgagAAGCCAATACCCGCAATCACGCCACCATCCAATGAAGAAGATGAACATCACGAACATTATGTAACAGTAACTCCTGAACCATACTATGCACCAACACAAACAACCACTCTCAGAGCTATTATTAAACCAGAATCGGAAATATATCATACCGATAGTAATGTCAAGGTTACTTTTGGCAATGAAGCTCGTCATTATACTTATCACAGGCGAGAAGAAAGCCCTTCAGAAAAACACGAAGAAACAGCACCGAGACCAGTCATTGCTTTACCAAATATTCAACCAACTCAAATTTCTTTAGAACGTTCGGTGTCATCAAACCCTCAGTATCAAGAACATCAGCAAAGAGCTAGTATTGCAGGTCCTCAAACGTATCACGCAGGTCATAATGCTCAAAGTCGTATTCAATTCCAACAGCCTTTCTTGAGTCAAGAACCTCAACTGCCAAGACAAAGACCACCAGTAGTTCCATTTAGACAACCAAACCAAGGTTCCTTTTCATCTGTCCCTAACCGCGCTACTTTTTCAAATTCTCCGCCTATAAACCATTTTAACTCAGGTCCGCCAATACCTGGCCCAATCGGGCCAATCCTACCGACACCTGCAAGACCCACATTTCATTCAAGACCTACAATCTCTCCTCCATTTCCTACTAGACAACATAACCCTTCAAGAACAACGTTCCATTCTGGACAACAAAGACCTCACATTCATTCACAATCACAACAACCATACTTTGATGAAGCCAAATATCTTCAGGAAAACTATCACACAATTACAACAGATCAAATAGATTCGTCAAAACAAACAATACTCCCAAATAAACAACAGTCATTCAATGTTGGATCAAAACCAAGCGCAAAtcccattatttttaatgagcAAAACCGTCCACAGCAGCTTATTCCATATAATCAACAACTGCCACAACAACGCCCGCAACAACATTTcgatacaaacaaacaaagtTTTGGGGTAACTCCTACGAGATCTCCTTTCTTCAATTTAAAACCATCTCCCCCTCAATTAGAAGCAAACCGTCCTTTCCAACGTCAACCTCAACAACAATTTAGTTTTCATCAAGGACCCCAGACACTACGCCCTTCGGCCCAAGGCccttcaattaaaaatacacataatcAAAACGTTTTTACCAGTCAAAATGCTATTTCTCCTTCACCATCACCAATACCTCAAGCTCAATTTTTACCACAACCGTCATCCCCTCCACTATTTAGCTTCCATCCACAACCTTCGCCAACACCTCAACAAGATTTACCATCGGAAGGATCCCAGGGCCAACAAATTGCGCATGAACAAGATGTTGCTCAATTTATACCAAGAGACAGTGAATTGGTTCCAGCTATATCTAAATATGAACAGCACATAACTGTTAATGAACCTACGGgacaaacaaattataacaatgGATTCAGTGGATTTAACCAACCATCACCCACTCCAAATTACCAACAACAATATGTTACAAATTCACAACAACAAAACCAACAATTATATCAACGTCAGCATGATCAACAGGAACTTCGTAAACAACATGAACAAAGAGAAGAGCTGAGACATCAGCACCAACGccaacaacaacaacagcaGCAGCAGCAGAATCAACAGCAACAACAACGTCATCAACAGCAACAGCAAGAGCAACAGCAACAGCAAGAGCAACAGCAACAGCATCACCATcaacaacatcaacaacaacaacatcaacaacaacaacatcaacaacaacaacaccAGCAACAAGAACAAGAACAAGTACAAAATcagcaatatttaaattctgaACAGGAACAAGTGAGACAACAATTAGCTTTTAACGTACGTAAACAACAAGAAGAGATCCAACGTCTTCAAAATCAACTCATAGTTCAACAACAAAACTTGCAGCAACAACAAAGAAATCAGTATGAAGATCAGTATTCCCAACAGCAACATAGTTCACCATCACCACAATACGTCGAAGAAAGATCTCGTTCCCAGGCAAATTACGTAACAAGTACCGCCGCACCACAATATTATCAAACGAGTGCAAGAACTGTGGAAATTAAACCAACAACACAGAGGTACGTTTCCTCAACGAAAAGTCCAACACCTGAACCTAAAAAGGAGAAGAAAAAACCCACTATAGAACTTCCAGATGAAGTTCCTGACGATCTACGTCAACAACTGCTATCCTCGGGCATTTTGGATAATGCTGATATCAGTGTCCTTGATTACGACAAAGTTGGTGAAACACCTTTAGAGTCCTTACCTCCAGACCAACTTGCAAATTTCTTTAGCGCAGGAGGAGGGCAGCAAATAGCCGCAAGCGAAAACAGGCCAATTGTAGTGTCACCAAATGGAGACCGTATTGAATCAAGAATCGATGATTCTGTTGATGACGATGATCAAGATATATCCGCATCGGAAAACGTTGAAAGTGTGGTCGCCCCACCTTCCCAGAATGTTGAAATGAAAGTGGTCCACTATAATCCTGATACTGCGGAAGGTCAAAAGGTTGCAAACGATTACGTCAAAGAAGATGCAACCCAAGTAGATCCAGTTGCATTAAATGATAAGAAATATAACAGATACTTACCACTAAAAGTAAATGGGAATCAATTTCCTCTACCGGATATTGTAAAAGGGAGAAAGGTGACTTCAGTTGTAGTTCTCGCGCCAGTTCAAACAGAGGCAATAAGTATCGACCATCGTAGATCAGAACGTGCTGCAGGAGACAGTCTTAGGGGTCTAAAGTTTGTGGCTGGAGATAGTCTGCACAATCTGTTGAAGAAACCTACAAAAGATAACTTTCAGAAATGGTTTGACGTTGAAAAGAAAACTGAGACGGATCAGCAATCGGTTGTTCTCCTAGTAACTGA GAGCGAAGACCCACAAGAagataaagaaatattcatGTACGATATTTCTTCAGGCACCGTTAATAAATTAAGCGGAGAATTATCCAACGCTTTTGTTGAAGCGGCGGAAAACAATTCTCTCAGCAAAGACATTGAGCAGCTTGCCATCGAAGGAGAAGGGACACCAGAAAACTTCAAAAAAGACACAGAGTTAGCAGCAGAGGGGTCGGAAAACGTGCCATTATTTGTAGATATATCGGGATTAAGTTTAGACCAAAAGGGCGGTCAAGTCTCCATCAGTTCAGGATACAGTAAAACAAAGAAAGGAAGACATTTGAGAAGACGAATTTAA
- the LOC123716422 gene encoding eukaryotic translation initiation factor 3 subunit J, producing MDVSWDADNFEPKLPTTLATSNKWEGEDEDDNVKESWEDEEEEKKDEEKKEMTPAPTKPKKKIQDKIAEKERLEREKAERLAVEKDEELTPEQKLAEKLHQQKLQEESDLRLAMETFGVTETGGGKLDSFHPTNKEEFTEFGELLCKKINYYKAKDEFPAFVDDLVKDIVVNMSSADIRRIKMTIDNLYIEKQKAEKNDKSKKPNKGKGKAKLKVEGDNAHLNQYDAYGNFDDDFDDFM from the exons ATGGACGTTTCTTGGG ACGCAGATAACTTCGAGCCCAAACTTCCGACCACGTTGGCGACTTCCAATAAATGGGAGGGCGAAGACGAAGATGATAATGTCAAG GAGAGTTGGGAAgatgaagaagaagaaaagaaAGATGAAGAAAAAAAGGAGATGACTCCTGCCCCTACCAAGCCTAAAAAGAAGATACAAGATAAAATAGCTGAAAAGGAG CGTCTGGAACGTGAGAAAGCTGAGCGGCTCGCAGTTGAAAAAGATGAGGAGTTAACGCCAGAACAGAAGCTTGCTGAGAAGCTTCACCAACAGAAGTTACAAGAGGAATCTGATTTAAGACTTGCCATGGAGACTTTTG GTGTAACAGAAACTGGTGGTGGCAAGTTAGACAGTTTCCACCCGACAAATAAGGAGGAATTTACAGAATTTGGTGAATTGCTATGCAAGAAAATCAATTACTACAAAGCAAAAGATGAGTTTCCAGCTTTTGTTGATGATCTTGTCAAAGATATTGTAGTTAATA TGTCATCTGCTGATATAAGAAGAATAAAAATGACAATAGACAATCtgtatattgaaaaacaaaaggCAGAGAAAAATGATAAGTCAAAGAAACCTAACAAAGGAAAGGGCAAGGCGAAATTAAAAGTGGAAGGAGACAAT GCCCATCTAAATCAATATGATGCATATGGGAACTTTGATGACGACTTTGACGACTTCATGTGA